In Planctomycetia bacterium, a single genomic region encodes these proteins:
- a CDS encoding cytochrome C assembly protein, which yields MGGIQVFCFVASYAVALGLEATRLWFRSGLRGALMVGFGAAGLLAYTLFLLGEAASQSSGSAPLSNWFDWYLAAAWTLAVAYLYLTIAHPRTPSGLILLPVVLALIGVAYQFRDQPDFSRDRALMLWGWAHGLSLLAGSVVVIGGFLSGMAYLWHAQLLKRKASPTTGLRLPSLEWLETVCFRSLPLSAVLFGIGLLTGVIVNLVKHQRQLAQMSWLDPVVWTSGLMLLWLVAACVFTLVYRPARQGRKVAYLTLASFAFLVLTLAMTLYYTDHGNARATSMLPRSSATDQISSVAEVCDLGGAVHNACLISISTGNADVLSAGLTEDGYSRLAGGGG from the coding sequence ATGGGCGGAATTCAAGTATTTTGTTTTGTCGCCAGCTACGCCGTGGCGTTGGGATTGGAGGCGACGCGGCTGTGGTTTCGGAGCGGGCTGCGCGGAGCGCTGATGGTCGGGTTCGGCGCGGCCGGATTGCTGGCGTACACGCTGTTTTTGCTAGGTGAGGCCGCGAGCCAATCGAGCGGGTCGGCGCCGCTTTCGAATTGGTTCGATTGGTATCTGGCCGCCGCCTGGACCTTGGCGGTCGCGTACTTGTATCTCACAATTGCGCATCCGCGCACGCCGAGCGGCTTGATCCTGCTGCCAGTCGTGTTGGCGTTGATCGGCGTGGCGTATCAGTTTCGTGATCAGCCGGATTTCTCGCGCGATCGCGCGCTCATGCTCTGGGGTTGGGCGCATGGATTGTCGCTGTTGGCGGGCAGCGTCGTCGTGATCGGCGGCTTCCTGAGCGGCATGGCATACCTTTGGCACGCGCAATTGCTCAAGCGTAAGGCCTCGCCGACAACTGGATTGCGGTTGCCGAGTTTGGAATGGTTGGAAACGGTTTGCTTTCGTTCGCTGCCGTTGTCGGCGGTGTTGTTCGGCATCGGCCTGTTGACCGGAGTGATCGTCAACCTGGTCAAGCATCAGCGACAGCTGGCGCAGATGTCGTGGCTCGACCCCGTGGTGTGGACTTCGGGCTTGATGCTCTTGTGGTTGGTCGCCGCCTGCGTGTTTACGCTCGTTTACCGTCCGGCGCGGCAAGGGCGCAAGGTGGCGTATCTGACCCTCGCGAGTTTCGCGTTTCTCGTCCTGACTTTGGCGATGACGCTCTATTACACCGATCACGGCAACGCCCGCGCGACGAGCATGCTTCCGCGATCTTCCGCTACGGATCAAATCTCTTCTGTAGCCGAGGTCTGTGACCTCGGCGGCGCCGTCCACAATGCCTGTCTCATCTCCATCTCGACTGGGAACGCCGATGTCCTCTCCGCCGGCCTCACAGAGGACGGCTACAGTAGGCTGGCGGGAGGCGGCGGATGA
- the hemA gene encoding glutamyl-tRNA reductase produces MKVQMVGCSHHNSPVSVRERLAFSPAQAGVALARLHERFPNTEAVLLSTCNRIEIYTAVDAPHGGPNHQEMVNFLAEFHGLSADDLFDDLFERTGEDAVRHLFVVAASLDSMVVGEPQILAQVKQAYELAQRERTTGPLTNGIFQAALRVAKRVATETSINQKRVSIPSVAVCDFGRQIFERFDDKRCLLIGAGQMAEETLPYLRSEGVRDVTIVNRNLARAEEFAKRLGVSVLPWEQLSRGLTDADLVVSTTGAEQPVVTLEMFQRLEPQRYQRPLFVLDLAIPRDFAPAIGDRLGVYLYTIDDLAAVCDRNRDERHEELPMAQRIVEEETERFMADLYHRATGPTIRRLRDSCVELKDEELRRLFNRLPALDVDARREISQSFERLVNKVLHPPLESLRDEAQSGTPHALLEALKRLFQLRD; encoded by the coding sequence ATGAAAGTGCAAATGGTCGGGTGCAGCCATCACAACTCGCCGGTCAGCGTGCGCGAGCGCTTGGCGTTCAGTCCCGCACAGGCAGGCGTGGCATTGGCGCGGCTGCATGAGCGCTTTCCGAATACCGAGGCGGTGTTGCTTTCGACCTGCAATCGCATTGAAATCTACACAGCGGTCGACGCTCCGCACGGCGGGCCGAATCATCAGGAGATGGTCAATTTCCTGGCGGAATTCCACGGGCTTTCCGCAGATGATTTGTTTGACGACTTGTTCGAGCGAACCGGCGAAGACGCGGTGCGGCATTTGTTCGTCGTGGCCGCTAGTCTCGACAGCATGGTCGTCGGCGAGCCGCAGATTCTGGCTCAAGTCAAGCAGGCCTACGAACTGGCGCAACGCGAGCGCACCACGGGTCCGTTGACCAACGGGATCTTTCAGGCCGCGCTGCGTGTGGCGAAGCGAGTGGCGACGGAGACGTCGATCAACCAAAAGCGCGTCAGCATTCCGAGCGTCGCGGTTTGCGATTTCGGGCGGCAGATTTTCGAGCGCTTCGACGACAAACGCTGCTTGTTGATCGGCGCCGGCCAGATGGCCGAGGAGACGTTGCCGTATCTGCGTTCGGAAGGCGTGCGGGATGTGACCATCGTCAATCGCAATCTTGCCCGCGCCGAGGAATTCGCCAAGCGATTGGGCGTGAGCGTGTTGCCGTGGGAGCAGCTGTCGCGCGGCCTGACCGACGCCGATCTGGTCGTCAGCACCACGGGCGCCGAGCAGCCTGTAGTGACGCTCGAGATGTTTCAAAGGCTCGAGCCGCAGCGCTATCAGCGGCCGTTGTTTGTGCTTGATTTGGCGATCCCGCGCGATTTCGCGCCGGCGATTGGCGATCGCCTCGGGGTCTACCTCTACACGATCGACGACTTGGCCGCGGTTTGCGACCGTAACCGTGACGAACGCCACGAAGAGTTACCTATGGCTCAGCGCATTGTCGAGGAAGAAACCGAACGGTTTATGGCGGACCTCTATCATCGGGCCACGGGACCGACGATTCGCCGGCTGCGCGATTCGTGCGTCGAGTTGAAGGACGAAGAGCTGAGACGGCTGTTCAATCGCTTGCCGGCGCTGGATGTGGACGCCCGTCGGGAGATCTCGCAGTCGTTCGAGCGGCTGGTGAACAAAGTGCTCCACCCGCCGCTGGAGTCGCTCCGCGACGAAGCACAAAGCGGGACGCCGCATGCGCTGTTGGAAGCGCTGAAGCGGTTATTCCAGTTGAGGGACTAA
- a CDS encoding DUF1559 domain-containing protein, with protein sequence MSHSHDTPGAEAPLGCPRFRLVHLFALMSWCGFAAALFRYWDPTPAAGFTILGTLALAAYVLRSGKLFAASIVVAFLLFLFLPTLKVNREPSPATRCINNLKNITLALQNYESVHGAFPPAITYDENGRPMHSWRVLILPQLDRNDLYRQYRFDEPWNGPNNSMLLTKHMDIFYCPSDVRGTNDFHTSYVAVIGDHTVWPIGKSISTQAVSDRDGTARTLLLIETHSSGIHWLEPRDVTLDDCIKGTHGPRAGSMPGGKCNHSGFSVVSFVYGRVNVLPDTMSATELKELLTIDDDAPVVVDGQYP encoded by the coding sequence ATGTCGCACTCTCACGACACGCCCGGCGCCGAAGCGCCCTTGGGTTGCCCGCGCTTTCGACTCGTGCATCTTTTCGCCCTGATGTCCTGGTGCGGATTCGCCGCGGCGCTGTTCCGCTACTGGGATCCAACTCCAGCGGCCGGATTCACTATTTTGGGTACGCTGGCGCTTGCCGCATATGTATTGCGGTCTGGTAAGCTGTTCGCCGCTTCCATTGTGGTTGCGTTTCTATTGTTTCTGTTTTTGCCGACACTCAAGGTCAATCGCGAGCCCAGCCCTGCCACTCGATGCATCAACAATCTCAAGAATATCACGTTAGCATTGCAAAACTACGAATCCGTTCACGGTGCGTTCCCGCCGGCCATAACCTATGACGAGAACGGCAGGCCAATGCACAGTTGGCGCGTCCTCATTCTGCCGCAGTTGGATCGTAACGACCTTTATCGACAGTACCGTTTCGACGAACCTTGGAACGGTCCGAATAATAGCATGTTGCTGACGAAGCACATGGATATCTTCTATTGTCCGAGCGACGTGCGGGGAACGAATGACTTTCACACCAGCTACGTCGCGGTGATTGGAGATCACACCGTTTGGCCAATAGGGAAGTCGATCAGCACGCAGGCCGTCAGTGACCGTGACGGCACGGCGCGCACGCTCCTGCTTATCGAGACGCACAGCAGCGGCATCCATTGGCTGGAACCGCGCGACGTCACTCTTGACGATTGCATCAAAGGCACGCATGGCCCTCGCGCTGGCTCCATGCCCGGCGGTAAGTGCAATCATTCCGGTTTCAGCGTCGTCAGCTTTGTTTACGGCCGCGTGAACGTTCTGCCCGACACGATGAGTGCAACCGAACTCAAGGAGTTGCTGACGATCGACGACGACGCGCCCGTGGTTGTCGATGGTCAATATCCCTAA
- a CDS encoding sigma-54 dependent transcriptional regulator encodes MKPLFSQGNTNQTGPPIPGLIGSSPAMERVYKLTRQVAKTNASVLLLGETGTGKELIARAIHQLSPRGSGPFVKVNCGALPESLLESELFGHVRGSFTGAVANRTGRFEAAHTGTVFLDEINSTTPMLQVKLLRVLQEREFERVGDTQTIRVDTRVVAASNRDLMEEVGAGRFRDDLYYRLNVVPVDLPPLRERREDIPELVGFFLEMYNEANDRYVLHVERRAMEALQEYHWPGNVRELQNYIERSVVLAPGDELSVDLLPDTVLGQRRPRNPRLRDADLETLAYELVLQGVSIAGPQEDNLFNKIVNRVERELIAQVMTACDNVQIKAAAKLGINRNTLHKKLKDYGLENGEE; translated from the coding sequence ATGAAACCCCTGTTTTCCCAAGGCAACACGAATCAGACCGGTCCCCCGATTCCGGGCTTGATCGGGTCGAGTCCCGCAATGGAGCGGGTCTACAAGCTCACGCGCCAGGTGGCGAAAACCAACGCGTCCGTGTTGCTCTTGGGCGAAACCGGCACCGGCAAGGAATTGATCGCCCGGGCGATCCATCAACTCAGCCCGCGCGGCAGCGGACCGTTCGTAAAGGTGAATTGCGGCGCGTTGCCGGAAAGCCTGCTGGAAAGCGAACTGTTTGGTCACGTGCGCGGTTCGTTCACGGGCGCGGTGGCCAATCGCACCGGACGCTTCGAAGCCGCGCACACGGGCACAGTGTTTCTGGACGAGATCAATTCCACCACGCCGATGTTGCAGGTGAAGTTGCTCCGCGTGTTGCAGGAGCGTGAGTTTGAGCGCGTCGGTGATACGCAAACCATCCGCGTCGATACCCGCGTCGTGGCGGCGAGCAATCGCGATCTGATGGAAGAAGTCGGCGCCGGACGATTCCGCGACGACTTGTATTACCGGCTCAATGTGGTCCCGGTCGACCTGCCCCCCTTGCGGGAGCGACGTGAAGACATCCCCGAGTTGGTCGGGTTCTTCCTGGAAATGTACAATGAAGCCAACGACCGCTACGTCCTGCACGTCGAACGCCGGGCGATGGAGGCCCTGCAGGAATATCACTGGCCGGGCAACGTCCGTGAACTGCAGAACTACATCGAGCGTTCCGTGGTGCTCGCGCCGGGAGACGAATTGTCCGTCGACCTGCTACCGGACACGGTCCTCGGCCAACGCCGCCCGCGCAACCCGCGGCTGCGCGATGCCGACCTGGAAACCCTGGCCTACGAGCTGGTGCTGCAAGGCGTGTCGATCGCGGGCCCGCAGGAAGACAATCTGTTCAACAAGATCGTCAACCGCGTGGAGCGCGAGCTGATCGCCCAGGTGATGACCGCCTGCGACAACGTGCAAATCAAAGCGGCCGCCAAACTCGGCATCAACCGCAACACGCTGCATAAAAAACTCAAAGACTACGGACTGGAGAATGGGGAAGAGTAA